Genomic DNA from Bacillota bacterium:
AAGTCTTCAAGTCGAAAATTTCTATCGATAAAGTTATATCCTAAATCATAAGTTATGGGTTTTGTATCCTTGAATTCAAATTTGAAATACTGTCCATCTGTAGTTATTGAAGATATTTCATACTTATGCTTTCTTTCCTTATATGGATCAGGCCCCCAATATGTGTAGTTCCCGACAAAAGTCAATTTATATTTTGATTTAAATAATTTGTCAGTCAGTTTTGCTTTTTGAAGTTCAGTCCAAAAATAGAAGCTTTCTGATTTTTCTAATGGTAGAATCAATCCACCTTTTTTAAAGGTATAATAATGCAGTTTCGGATAAAAAGGCTCATCTATTGGCAATGTATCAAGTTTAATTTTGCTGTAAATATTAGCAATAGGTATATAAGCCCATATTAATTTGCTTGGTCCTGCCATTCCATAATCGTGAATTGTCTTAACAATTTTCCCACTTTTTATAAATGTTGTAGTTATTGATTGATCGTCAGTATGACCAACAGCATACTCATCCAAAAGGCCAATTGGGTTTGCTCTCCTGAACTTATCAAAAATGTACTTTTTAGTTTGACTGTTAAGTTTAGCTGTAAAAAATCCAAGAGATTTCACATATCCTTCACCTTGAAACAAAATATTCCCGGCATTGTCTATTGAGATATCGATTATTGGACAAGAACCATAGCAGCCAGAACTTGAATATATGATTTGGTCAAAATCAGGTAATGTGTCAAGATTGTAATATAGTCTTTTGTATTTAAAAAATGTAGTATCATTAACCGCCAAAATTAGAGTATCTGTTTTTCTTTTTACAAACTTCCATTTGAATTCCCATTGCTCATTTAAAAGATTTTTAATAATGATGCTGTCTTTGTCAGTTTTGTAAGGCGTTTTGTTACTAAAATAAAATCTGGTTCTCTTACCAGTTATACTATCTCTATCAGCTTTAAAAAAACCTAAATTGAATTCTATACTATCATAGGTAATTGTCATTCCTTGCGGTAAAGAAAATATTGGTGGTGGTGGTGGTGGAATACTGCTTGAATAATTTTCTTTTTCAATAATTCTTTCCCAATCTCCAATAATTTGTTCTCTTAACTGCTTGTCGGCTTTTTGCTTGTCAATAGTCGGTTTACAACTTAACAAGAAAGTTGTAAATATTAATAATATGATTGTTCGCATCTTTTTAAAATCGCTGGTAACGGATTGGCGGTATGTTTTTGTTGTCGATTTCGAAGCACTTTCCTGTCAAGTTACACGAAAGTTTATAAGATGCAGAAACGCTGAAATACCCACTGACTCGGCAATAAAATATACCGCCTGTTACCGCCTGGTGTTCTGTCTTCCAGTCTTGCAAACCATTGTCATTACTCAGTTTCCATGCCATTGTCATTTTATTTTGTCTTTTCTTTCGGCAATAACGTTTCTATCCATTTGCAATATTCATTGTTTATTTCGTCTTGCCTTAAGCATAATGCAGTAAAAGCTTTTGCATAGCCTAGTAAATTCCCGGTGTCATATCGATTGCCGTTAAAGACAAAACCAATTAATTTATGATATTTAAGATAAAGTTGTAGAGCTGATGTTAATTGGATTTCATTTTTATCATCTCTGCCAGTATCCTGAATAAAGCTGAAAATTGAATCGTTTAGAATGTATCTACCTGCAATAGTAAATAAAGAAGGGGTAGTTTCTTTTGTTGGCTTGTCAATTATATTCTTTATTTCAAAAACATTATCGCTTTTAGCTATTTTGGTTTCAAGTGCTGCTCTTAAATGAATTTCATCTGGACAAACTTTATTTATATTGATTATTGAACACCCTATTTCATCGTGTAGCTTAAGTAAATCTTTTATAATATTTGAAGAGTCATCAGTTAGAATTAAATTATCAGGTAGCATAATTAGAAAAAATTCATTTTTATTTATCATTTTTTTAGCATGATAGATTGCATGACCTAAACCAAGAGGTACTTTTTGATATAAAAATGAAAAGACAATATTCTTATTCCATTTATCGCTTTCTAAAAAGTATTTTTTAATACACTCCTTTTCTTCATTTATTATTATTATAAATTCTCGGATACCAGCTTCAACTGCTTCTTCTACAATGTAATCAATAACAGGTCTATTCAAAATTGTAAATAGTTCTTTAGGAATTGCAGATGTTGCTGGCGACATTCTCGTTCCTATTCCAGCTGCTGGTATTATTGCTTTGGTAATTGTCATAAATGTTTTTCCCCCTCATCTGAAATGAATGTAAAATAGAAAAGTAAAGCATAGGCATCAATTGAACAATTGACATTCAAATCTCTAATTAGTTCTAAAACCTGATTTTTAGTGTAAAATTGAAACTCTATTATTCCTTCATGAGATTCAATCTTTATTGATTCAATGTTTTTAACTTTAGCAACATAAATATACACCTTTTCAGTTGTGACACTGGGTAATGGATATGTCTCACTTATTAAAGTAATATCTTCTGCAAGAATTCCAACCTCCTCTAATAATTCTCTTTTTGCAGCTAGTAAAGAATTTTCATTTTTTTCAATCCGCCCACCGATTATTTCATAGGATATTGTTGGTACTAAGTGTCTTTTGATTTTTAAAAGACCGATTAACCCGTTTGCCACAACAATAACTGAAACTGCATTTGGTTTTCTTATATAATAAAAATCTTGAGTATTATTATCACAGTTGATTGTATCCTGAATTACTTCAAATCTCGGAGTTTTATTTATGATAATTTGTTTAAAAGTATTTTCCATTGAAGAATTGATTTTATTCAACTTTGAGTTTGTAATATTCATTGATTTCGTTAACGATATTTTGTCGAATATTTCTCCCATCTTTAATTGGAATTGCACGCTGCCATGCTTCAATGAAATAAGGTTTAAAAATCCTGCAAATCACTTCTCCTTTAATAGAACACATTAATGATGTTTTTGAAATTGCAAAGAAAATAACTTCACTATCATCTATGATAATAAATTGCAGGCGAGGAATTTTGTTGCTTTCTTCCTTAAAATATCGACATGAATAGCCATCTTTTTTCTCTTTTATTCTTTTGTTGAAACGAGCTATCCTTCGCGAATCACTAAAAACCCAAATCTCATTGAATATAAGTTTTGCTGAAACACCTGCAATAGCTTTGTCATAAATGCTTTGAGAATCTTTTCTTTTACCTAAGCCATAACCAGACTCAATAGTTAACTTCCATGTCAAATCGCAAATTTCTTTCTTTGCTTCGTGAATTCGTTTTGCAACATATGTTTCTAATTCAAACGAATCTTCGAAGGTTCTGACTTTTATTAAATTAGAACTTGTAATAAGTTCATCAATTTTGTTGAGTAGGTTACCCTCAACTTTATTTAATAAATTTCCTTCACATAATAATAACTCATCGATTTTATTTAAAGATTTTTGTTTATGGTCTTCTTCGGTTAGGTAACGAGCAACAAGGTGAAATCCGATAAAACTTAATACCAATAAGCAAATCAAGGAATAATTTATTTCGACTACTCCAATAAGGCTTGAAAGTGGATATAAATCAAAAGTATCAACTACGAATACAGTAATTGCGATTATTGATATAAAAAATAGAAGAATAAGGTCAATCCTTTTTAATACTTTTAAAAATAAGGTGAAGTCAATCTTTCCTAATATTTCTACTAACAGGAAGTGGTAAATCTTTTGTAATACTTTAAAAACTCGCTTCATTTTTTATTTAAGTTTTTCATAGAACCAATCAGTAATTAATGATGCCATTACTTCCCATGCACCCTCCTCAGAATACTGGTGACCAACACCATCAAGTATTTTTAAAGATGATTCAGTTATGGTATTCAATGCTGCATTTAAATGCATACTTTGCGTTACTGGAACAACGGTATCTCGGTTTCCGTGAATGATTTTACAAGGACATGATATTTGCATTGCAGCAGCGTATGTGTTGTACTTCATCGAATCTATGTAGAAATTATAGTTGAAGCCAATTACTTCAGCATAATTCTTTTTCTTCCATTCCGTTATCTCTAATTCTCCAAACTCTGCAATAAATGAATCAGGATAAAAACTCACTGGCGATTTTAATCCTATTACTTTGATATTTTTATCTTTAGCTGCATAAAGAACAGCAATATTTCCCCCGAAACTTGAACCAAATAAACCAATTCGTGAGGTATCAATTTTTGTTTCAGAATACACTTGTTTCATAGCTTTTTCAATATTATCAAGCCCAACAGATAAGCAAAGATTATTTCTGTACCCTTTGCTTAAACCTAAACCCTCAAAGTCAAATATGAACGTTGCTATTCCTCGTTCTGAAAGCATAGAAGGAATGTTTGCCCAAGTTGAACTTTCACTTCCTTTTTTTCCATCCCCTGTTAAGACAACAACAACAGGAAATTTCTTTTCTTGGTCATTTGGAAAGAAATATTTACCAATTAATTCTGTTCCATTCCCAGAGAAAAAGCTGATTGTTTTTTTAATATTGTTCATTTTACAAAGTTATTGATTGAGGTGTGT
This window encodes:
- a CDS encoding 2-C-methyl-D-erythritol 4-phosphate cytidylyltransferase; translation: MTITKAIIPAAGIGTRMSPATSAIPKELFTILNRPVIDYIVEEAVEAGIREFIIIINEEKECIKKYFLESDKWNKNIVFSFLYQKVPLGLGHAIYHAKKMINKNEFFLIMLPDNLILTDDSSNIIKDLLKLHDEIGCSIININKVCPDEIHLRAALETKIAKSDNVFEIKNIIDKPTKETTPSLFTIAGRYILNDSIFSFIQDTGRDDKNEIQLTSALQLYLKYHKLIGFVFNGNRYDTGNLLGYAKAFTALCLRQDEINNEYCKWIETLLPKEKTK
- a CDS encoding NUDIX hydrolase gives rise to the protein MNITNSKLNKINSSMENTFKQIIINKTPRFEVIQDTINCDNNTQDFYYIRKPNAVSVIVVANGLIGLLKIKRHLVPTISYEIIGGRIEKNENSLLAAKRELLEEVGILAEDITLISETYPLPSVTTEKVYIYVAKVKNIESIKIESHEGIIEFQFYTKNQVLELIRDLNVNCSIDAYALLFYFTFISDEGEKHL
- a CDS encoding alpha/beta hydrolase, whose translation is MNNIKKTISFFSGNGTELIGKYFFPNDQEKKFPVVVVLTGDGKKGSESSTWANIPSMLSERGIATFIFDFEGLGLSKGYRNNLCLSVGLDNIEKAMKQVYSETKIDTSRIGLFGSSFGGNIAVLYAAKDKNIKVIGLKSPVSFYPDSFIAEFGELEITEWKKKNYAEVIGFNYNFYIDSMKYNTYAAAMQISCPCKIIHGNRDTVVPVTQSMHLNAALNTITESSLKILDGVGHQYSEEGAWEVMASLITDWFYEKLK